The window AATGCTTTCAACCCTGCTGCGGCCGCCAGCGTCATGTGCCGCTACACAGTGTCAGTTGGCTGGGACGGCACACTCTACGATTGCGACTTCAACCAGATGCTAGAGCTGCCAGTTGCTCACGGTGTCCCGCAGCATATTCGCGATTTCGATCCCACTCGATTACACACCCGCCGAATCGCAACGGCCAATCACTGCTACGGCTGCACTGCCGGTGCCGGCAGTTCCTGCGGTGGCACGACCATCTAATACCCGAATATGCTTTCCAGTCGTTTCCCCGTATTTTTCGTGGCATCGTATTGTCAAATATGATATACGTCGTCCCTAAAAACTAGGGTCGGCTCACCAGAAGGAGCAGTACGGATGCAGGATTTCCTGAAACAGCCCCGCAAACGGCACGCGATGATCGCCTTCGCGCAGTGGTTCGACACGTCCCTGGTCGGGCACATCGGCGATCACGTTCCCACGTGGGTCGCCTGGACGCGCTGGTTGCCTTTTCTGGCCGTACATCTGATGTGCCTGGGCGTAATCTGGGTGGGCTGGAGTTGGACAGCGGTGTCCGTGGCCTTTGCCATGTATGTCATCCGGATGTTCGCCATCACCGGTTTCTACCATCGCTACTTCTCGCACAAGACGTTCAAAACGTCACGGCCCTTCCAATTCGTCTTGGCCTTGATGGGCAATTCGGCCATGCAGCGGGGCCCGCTCTGGTGGGCGTCCAACCACCGCCACCACCATGTTTACTCTGACAGCAAGCAGGACATCCACTCGCCGATCAGGCACGGGTTCTGGTGGAGTCATCTCGGCTGGATCACCCAACCGTCTAACTTTGGCACGGACTTCAAAGCAGTGCCGGACCTCGCGAAGTATCCCGAACTCCGGTTTCTGGACCGGTTCGATGTACTCGTCCCGACCCTGCTGGGGACTGCGATGTTCGCACTGGGCTTCGGCCTCAACCGCGTGGCACCGGAACTGGGCACCAGCGGAGCGCAGATGCTGATCTGGGGATTTTTTGTCTCGACCGTCGTACTGTCCCACGCCACTTTTTCCATTAACTCGCTCACCCACATGTTCGGCAATCAGCGGTACGAGA of the Nitrospira sp. genome contains:
- a CDS encoding acyl-CoA desaturase, with amino-acid sequence MIAFAQWFDTSLVGHIGDHVPTWVAWTRWLPFLAVHLMCLGVIWVGWSWTAVSVAFAMYVIRMFAITGFYHRYFSHKTFKTSRPFQFVLALMGNSAMQRGPLWWASNHRHHHVYSDSKQDIHSPIRHGFWWSHLGWITQPSNFGTDFKAVPDLAKYPELRFLDRFDVLVPTLLGTAMFALGFGLNRVAPELGTSGAQMLIWGFFVSTVVLSHATFSINSLTHMFGNQRYETGDSSRNNFWLALITLGEGWHNNHHYYPAATRQGFFWWEIDFTYYGLLLLEQMGLIWDLKPVPEKVRNSVSATLAHSVS